A genomic window from Helicobacter suis HS1 includes:
- a CDS encoding MlaD family protein, whose product MERHVNYTLIGGIFLACMVCMVVFILWLGHFDLEDKDYMGYVMYTDKDLNGIGANTPINYKGIQIGSVRHVAFDKGHLGMVKLDLRIQSRVPIHKDSSLKVESQGLVGLKYLSLIQSDSKEFYSKNDSERVLRYEQSFLEKLTSSAGHISNEVLYIIKSIEQILSPQNIDNISKTIASIQKVTGGLDNTRLALERLLDKATQTAEQATKTLKKGDGFLESGRTLAEHGDQLVVNINKKVEDKQYDFKTMLTPLIMQMELSLRNIDNFVQKGSSLIDKFDANPYKTIFGDRK is encoded by the coding sequence TTGGAAAGGCATGTAAACTACACTCTCATTGGCGGCATTTTCTTAGCTTGCATGGTGTGTATGGTGGTCTTTATTTTATGGCTTGGGCATTTTGATTTAGAAGATAAAGATTATATGGGTTATGTGATGTATACGGATAAAGATTTAAATGGGATAGGGGCTAATACACCCATTAATTATAAAGGGATTCAAATTGGTTCTGTTAGGCATGTGGCTTTTGATAAGGGGCATTTGGGAATGGTGAAGTTAGATTTGCGTATCCAAAGCCGCGTACCCATTCATAAAGACTCTTCATTAAAAGTTGAATCTCAGGGTTTGGTGGGGTTAAAATATTTAAGCCTCATACAAAGCGACTCTAAAGAGTTTTATAGTAAAAATGATAGTGAGCGCGTGCTACGCTACGAACAAAGCTTTTTAGAAAAACTCACCAGTAGCGCGGGGCATATTTCTAATGAAGTCCTCTACATCATTAAAAGCATCGAACAAATTTTAAGCCCCCAAAATATTGATAATATCAGCAAAACCATCGCCTCTATCCAAAAGGTTACGGGGGGACTAGATAATACCCGTTTAGCCCTAGAACGCCTATTAGATAAAGCAACCCAAACAGCAGAACAAGCCACAAAGACGCTAAAAAAAGGCGATGGTTTTCTTGAAAGTGGCCGTACTTTAGCCGAGCATGGCGATCAACTTGTAGTCAACATTAATAAGAAAGTTGAGGATAAACAATATGATTTTAAAACCATGCTCACCCCTTTAATCATGCAAATGGAATTGAGTCTACGCAACATTGATAATTTTGTACAAAAAGGTTCTAGCTTGATTGATAAATTTGATGCCAACCCTTATAAAACAATTTTTGGAGATAGAAAATGA
- a CDS encoding ABC transporter ATP-binding protein: MSNITYSQKLIVVDNVYNAYGERLIHRGVSFEVFKGEILAILGGSGSGKSTLLRSLILLNRPIKGVINVFGTDIWKLKDRQRDQILQRIGVLFQFGALYSSLTVLENVGVMLEEYSFYPKQNILEISKMWLDRVGLDPSVYYLYPYELSGGMKKRVGLARAMATNPEILFLDEPTSGLDPYSADTFDELLLSLKEALHLTVVMITHDLDSVKNTVDRFIMLKDGLIDFDGTFKDFIERIKTHPLEEGNLFNSTRGEKFWKGM, from the coding sequence ATGTCTAATATCACTTACTCTCAAAAACTCATTGTAGTGGATAATGTCTATAATGCCTATGGGGAGCGCTTGATTCACCGGGGCGTGAGTTTTGAGGTGTTTAAAGGGGAGATATTAGCTATTCTAGGGGGAAGTGGGAGTGGGAAGAGTACCTTACTGCGCAGTTTAATTTTACTTAACCGCCCTATTAAAGGCGTAATTAATGTTTTTGGGACAGATATTTGGAAACTTAAGGATCGCCAAAGAGATCAAATTTTACAGCGTATAGGGGTATTATTCCAATTTGGAGCGCTTTATAGCTCGCTTACGGTTTTAGAAAATGTAGGGGTGATGTTGGAGGAATATAGTTTTTATCCCAAACAAAATATTCTTGAAATTTCTAAAATGTGGCTGGATCGAGTCGGATTAGATCCAAGTGTGTACTATCTATATCCTTATGAACTTAGCGGGGGCATGAAAAAGCGTGTGGGATTAGCCCGTGCTATGGCGACTAATCCTGAGATTTTATTTTTAGACGAACCTACAAGTGGTTTAGACCCCTATTCGGCCGATACATTTGATGAATTGCTTTTATCGCTTAAAGAAGCGTTGCATTTAACCGTGGTGATGATCACCCACGATCTAGACTCGGTTAAAAACACGGTGGATCGTTTTATCATGCTCAAAGACGGGCTAATTGATTTTGATGGTACGTTTAAGGATTTTATTGAGCGCATTAAAACCCACCCCTTAGAAGAGGGTAATTTATTTAATTCCACACGAGGAGAGAAGTTTTGGAAAGGCATGTAA
- a CDS encoding MlaE family lipid ABC transporter permease subunit: MVSSAYIQSRTLVLQGSWDFKTSAKALTHLKTILKDAPPIEAIDFKGVASLDFVFLMLLYDLLGRRKPEFLNPSAYNAKVLEVVETWIRANPSILKQEHVSRVFINPLEKLGRGVVSFYNTLLNTFNFCGMIIYYVGLAFIRPKSVCWTPLIHHIHESGFKVLPVSILTVFVVGFAIALEGAVQLQELGFPMMSIEMTAKLALREMGPFILALVVAGRSASSFTAQIGAMKITEELDAMETMGLNPFAFLVLPRVVALVIAMPLLVFLADAFALLGAMIAIKYQLGIGFAHYVARLHENVGLSHFFIGLIKAPFWGFAIALVGCMRGFEVKGNTESIGQLTTISVVNSLFWIIFLDALFSVIFSRLDV, encoded by the coding sequence TTGGTAAGTTCTGCCTATATCCAGTCGCGCACCCTTGTTTTACAAGGAAGTTGGGATTTTAAAACTTCTGCGAAAGCTTTAACCCATTTAAAAACCATTCTTAAAGACGCCCCTCCCATAGAAGCCATTGATTTTAAAGGGGTGGCTAGTTTGGATTTTGTGTTTTTAATGTTGCTTTATGATTTATTAGGCCGCCGTAAACCTGAATTTCTCAACCCTAGCGCTTATAATGCAAAAGTCTTAGAAGTGGTAGAAACTTGGATTCGGGCTAATCCTAGCATTTTAAAACAAGAACATGTTTCCCGCGTCTTTATCAACCCTTTAGAAAAATTAGGGCGCGGAGTTGTCTCCTTTTATAACACTTTGCTCAATACTTTTAATTTCTGTGGCATGATTATTTATTATGTAGGTTTGGCCTTTATACGCCCTAAATCTGTATGCTGGACGCCTTTAATCCACCATATCCATGAAAGCGGGTTTAAAGTTTTACCCGTGAGTATTTTAACCGTCTTTGTAGTGGGTTTTGCTATTGCTTTAGAGGGAGCGGTGCAGCTACAAGAACTAGGCTTTCCGATGATGAGTATTGAGATGACGGCTAAACTTGCCCTAAGAGAGATGGGTCCTTTTATTTTAGCACTTGTAGTAGCCGGGCGGAGTGCTTCTAGTTTTACCGCCCAAATTGGGGCTATGAAGATTACAGAAGAATTAGACGCTATGGAAACAATGGGGCTTAACCCTTTTGCTTTTTTAGTTTTACCCAGAGTTGTGGCCTTAGTCATTGCCATGCCCTTATTGGTGTTCTTAGCCGATGCTTTTGCACTCTTAGGAGCGATGATTGCTATTAAATACCAACTAGGGATAGGCTTTGCCCACTATGTTGCGCGCTTGCATGAAAATGTCGGCTTATCGCATTTTTTTATCGGACTCATTAAAGCCCCTTTTTGGGGATTTGCCATTGCTTTAGTGGGTTGTATGCGCGGGTTTGAGGTTAAGGGCAATACAGAATCTATTGGGCAACTCACCACTATTAGCGTGGTCAATTCCTTATTTTGGATCATCTTTTTAGACGCCCTTTTTTCGGTGATCTTTAGTAGACTTGATGTCTAA
- a CDS encoding branched-chain amino acid transporter permease, whose protein sequence is MDLYLYLALAITGLTTYVMKAWLFVFFSGKKSAPILLYLGRVLGSAVVSMLIIYGLKDSPLNSAPYGLNELVALLSVVGLHLYLRIFVLSIVGGTGVYMYLVQSAIKLR, encoded by the coding sequence ATGGATTTGTATTTATATTTAGCATTAGCCATCACCGGTCTTACAACATATGTTATGAAAGCTTGGCTTTTTGTGTTTTTTAGCGGGAAAAAAAGCGCGCCCATTTTACTTTATTTGGGGCGGGTTTTGGGGAGTGCTGTTGTTAGCATGCTTATTATTTATGGATTAAAAGATAGCCCTTTAAATAGCGCACCTTATGGGCTTAATGAGCTAGTGGCGCTATTAAGTGTGGTGGGGTTACATTTATACTTGCGGATCTTTGTTTTAAGCATTGTGGGAGGAACGGGGGTGTATATGTACTTGGTTCAAAGCGCCATAAAATTAAGATAG
- a CDS encoding AzlC family ABC transporter permease: MPKRAFLLAIQEAFPHTLPICLGYTLMGITWGILCKQDGHGLLFILGVSLFIYAGAVQFMLVALMEIKASLLNIFLLVLLVNIRQMCYAISMLEPFASMQKKRILYMAHTLSDETFMLLNLIKPQKSSSQDFMFAIALLNHVYWVFGCVAGGLLGGSFNLNVAGMSFIMVAIFVVIFIEQWKSTNRHASALIGLFSSIICFLLFGKAHFLLPTLILMGLIFLCFRRQLE; encoded by the coding sequence ATGCCTAAAAGGGCTTTTTTACTAGCCATTCAAGAAGCTTTCCCGCACACTTTACCTATTTGTCTGGGCTATACACTTATGGGAATTACTTGGGGGATTTTGTGCAAACAAGATGGGCATGGCCTCTTATTTATCTTGGGGGTTAGTTTATTTATCTATGCAGGGGCTGTGCAGTTTATGCTAGTAGCTCTTATGGAAATTAAGGCTAGTTTACTCAATATTTTTTTGCTCGTACTTCTAGTTAATATCCGCCAAATGTGCTATGCCATCTCCATGCTCGAGCCTTTTGCCTCTATGCAAAAAAAACGCATTCTTTACATGGCCCATACCCTAAGCGATGAAACTTTTATGCTTTTAAATCTTATTAAGCCCCAAAAATCTAGTAGCCAAGATTTCATGTTTGCCATTGCCCTACTTAACCATGTATACTGGGTTTTTGGGTGTGTTGCTGGAGGATTACTAGGCGGTAGTTTTAATCTAAATGTGGCGGGCATGTCTTTTATTATGGTGGCTATTTTTGTGGTGATTTTTATAGAACAATGGAAGAGTACAAATCGCCATGCAAGTGCCCTTATTGGTCTATTCTCTAGCATTATCTGTTTTTTACTCTTTGGCAAGGCGCATTTTCTATTGCCTACTTTGATTCTTATGGGGCTTATTTTTCTTTGTTTTAGACGCCAACTTGAGTAA
- a CDS encoding ABC transporter permease produces MIKALAQEFKAIFTNFAVLFIIIGGPLFYAFLYPLPYKNDIVTHQKIALVDKDQSFLSYKLTQLLEATQEMSIAYFPSSLQEAKKLLEEEKVYGIVFIPEFFEKHVYTGVPASVELYANANYFLIYGAIAQATLSTIQDLSHKIKIDRERFLTNQSGEHELFSLQTIPLYNYSLGYLNYALSHVLLFILHQTLLIGTGILTTTTPKCFPNLLESLNFVLIRCFCFSFIYLFLVLLYLGVLFTYYGIHTHANPLALLIFAMIFIFSTASCGVLLGTFLSKPVQATQIVLLSSLPLIFMMGFIWPAELMPSFLQILLQVVPATHALSGMVMLNQMGASLSMVIKHIGALMAISLVALSWSAWRLRGIKHA; encoded by the coding sequence ATGATAAAGGCATTGGCTCAAGAATTTAAAGCTATTTTTACTAATTTTGCCGTGCTTTTTATCATCATAGGCGGGCCTTTATTCTATGCCTTTCTCTATCCTCTCCCTTATAAAAACGATATTGTAACCCACCAAAAAATCGCTTTAGTAGATAAAGATCAAAGCTTTTTATCTTACAAACTCACCCAACTACTAGAAGCAACCCAAGAAATGAGTATTGCTTACTTTCCTAGTTCTCTGCAAGAGGCCAAAAAACTTTTAGAAGAAGAAAAAGTCTATGGCATTGTGTTTATCCCCGAGTTTTTTGAAAAGCATGTCTATACCGGTGTACCGGCTAGTGTTGAGCTTTATGCCAATGCTAATTATTTTTTAATTTATGGTGCGATCGCCCAAGCCACTCTAAGTACAATCCAAGACCTGAGCCATAAAATTAAGATAGATAGAGAACGCTTTTTAACTAATCAGTCTGGAGAGCATGAACTCTTTTCCTTACAAACAATTCCTTTATATAACTACTCCTTAGGTTATCTTAACTATGCCCTATCCCATGTTTTGCTCTTTATTTTGCACCAAACCCTTTTAATTGGCACAGGGATTTTAACCACCACCACCCCTAAGTGTTTCCCAAACTTATTAGAATCTTTGAATTTTGTTCTTATCCGTTGTTTTTGTTTTAGCTTTATCTATTTATTCTTAGTCTTGTTGTATTTAGGGGTTCTTTTTACCTATTATGGTATCCACACCCATGCCAACCCTCTAGCGCTACTCATCTTTGCTATGATCTTTATCTTCTCTACAGCTAGCTGTGGGGTGTTATTAGGTACTTTTCTTTCCAAACCCGTCCAAGCCACTCAAATTGTACTTCTTTCTTCTTTGCCCTTAATTTTTATGATGGGCTTTATCTGGCCTGCTGAACTCATGCCCTCTTTTTTACAAATACTTTTACAAGTAGTCCCAGCCACCCATGCTCTCTCAGGCATGGTCATGCTTAATCAAATGGGGGCTAGCTTAAGCATGGTGATCAAACATATTGGCGCTTTAATGGCCATTTCTCTAGTGGCTTTAAGCTGGAGTGCTTGGCGTTTAAGAGGGATTAAACATGCCTAA
- a CDS encoding ABC transporter permease, translated as MWAKFLNDRFNWAICTMPLFLGLLMAWIFYQQIPTRLNVGLIDLDKSHLSQEIISSLNANSALNIKYFYSSLREAKPAIASKEIYAVVVLPHNLERHVKLGIKTPLALYYNAEYVLVGKTLANAFLQTLVTIDVKQDVARNLSIHHDLLMAKALAFPLHVNLHPLYNEHNNYSQFLLTAILPCMWQILVALGMLNFLQHCVHIREVLAALGLNTLIFSLWGTLLVAYLKPYNAHWGVLALAVVLLVLGVSSVVMFFHALIKDPVRIASFVAAYTAPSLAFVGVTYPVTNMSTLGEFWSSLLPISYFVKCYIALAHYQEGLRLALNSLSQMLFFLLFLPLSLLILQKKGVA; from the coding sequence ATGTGGGCTAAGTTTTTAAACGATCGCTTTAATTGGGCAATTTGTACCATGCCACTCTTTTTAGGGCTTTTAATGGCATGGATTTTTTACCAGCAAATCCCTACGCGGCTTAATGTGGGGTTAATAGATTTAGATAAAAGCCATTTAAGCCAAGAGATCATTAGTAGCCTAAATGCTAATAGCGCTTTGAATATCAAATATTTTTATAGTAGTTTAAGAGAAGCTAAGCCGGCAATTGCTTCTAAAGAAATTTATGCCGTAGTGGTTTTACCCCATAACTTAGAGCGCCATGTTAAACTAGGGATTAAAACCCCACTAGCTCTTTATTACAATGCTGAATATGTGTTAGTGGGTAAAACCCTTGCTAATGCTTTTTTACAAACCCTAGTTACGATAGATGTAAAACAAGATGTGGCGCGCAATTTAAGTATCCACCATGATCTGCTCATGGCTAAGGCTCTAGCTTTCCCTTTGCATGTCAATTTACACCCCCTCTACAACGAGCATAATAACTATTCTCAATTCTTACTCACCGCTATTTTGCCCTGTATGTGGCAGATATTAGTCGCTCTTGGCATGCTTAATTTTTTACAACACTGCGTACATATCCGAGAAGTTTTAGCAGCTCTAGGGCTTAATACCCTTATTTTTAGCCTTTGGGGTACTTTATTGGTGGCTTATCTTAAACCTTATAATGCGCACTGGGGGGTGTTAGCTCTAGCGGTGGTTTTATTGGTTTTAGGGGTTTCTAGTGTGGTGATGTTTTTCCATGCTCTCATTAAAGACCCAGTACGCATAGCTTCTTTTGTTGCAGCCTATACCGCCCCCTCTTTAGCCTTTGTAGGGGTAACTTATCCGGTAACTAACATGTCTACTTTAGGAGAATTTTGGAGTTCTTTACTCCCCATTAGTTATTTTGTTAAATGCTACATCGCCCTAGCGCATTATCAAGAAGGTTTGCGCTTAGCTTTAAACTCTTTAAGCCAAATGCTCTTTTTCCTACTCTTTTTACCCTTAAGCTTATTGATTCTACAAAAAAAAGGGGTGGCATGA
- a CDS encoding HlyD family secretion protein, with the protein MKSSKTPVILAGFIALGILFWLFKLYYQAYNHKQQRLQGFIEAREYSVSSKLAGRVENVLVKKGDFIKKGSLVFTINSPEAEAKLLQASSSHKAAKAMRNEVLRGTRSQTIQSAKDVYQAAKAQSDLAEETYKRIQSLYDKGVASLQKRDEAYAAFQSASFNKSAAYQHYKLALEGASSDTKIAAQEKEQAALGQLNEVQAFLQDKNAYSPIDGEVSNVLLYSGELSPKGFPVVLVIDTANAWLSLSIPEKYLSRFAVGSTFKGYVPALKENVDFKITHIAVMGDFATWKSTNASQSYDMKSFNIEATPLKDMQHLRVGMSVLIDIPQE; encoded by the coding sequence ATGAAGTCATCTAAAACACCTGTTATTTTGGCCGGTTTTATCGCACTAGGGATTTTATTTTGGCTTTTTAAACTCTATTATCAAGCCTATAACCACAAACAACAGCGCTTACAAGGTTTTATTGAGGCAAGAGAATATAGTGTGAGCTCCAAACTAGCCGGACGCGTAGAGAATGTATTAGTCAAAAAGGGAGATTTTATTAAAAAAGGTTCTTTGGTTTTTACCATTAATAGCCCTGAGGCAGAGGCCAAACTTTTACAAGCTAGCTCTAGCCACAAGGCCGCTAAAGCCATGCGTAATGAAGTGTTGCGGGGTACGCGTAGCCAAACGATTCAAAGCGCTAAAGATGTTTATCAAGCGGCTAAAGCCCAAAGCGATTTGGCTGAGGAAACTTATAAACGCATCCAAAGTCTTTATGATAAAGGCGTGGCTAGCTTACAAAAGCGCGATGAGGCTTATGCGGCTTTTCAAAGCGCTTCGTTTAATAAAAGTGCTGCTTATCAACACTATAAACTAGCCCTAGAGGGGGCATCTTCGGATACTAAGATTGCCGCTCAAGAAAAAGAGCAAGCAGCCTTAGGCCAACTTAATGAAGTACAGGCTTTTTTACAAGATAAGAATGCTTATAGCCCCATTGATGGAGAGGTGAGTAATGTTTTGCTTTATAGTGGAGAACTTAGCCCAAAGGGCTTTCCTGTAGTTTTAGTGATAGATACAGCCAATGCTTGGCTTAGCTTGAGCATACCTGAAAAATACCTGAGTCGTTTTGCTGTGGGTTCTACCTTTAAGGGTTATGTGCCGGCTTTAAAAGAAAATGTAGACTTTAAAATCACCCATATTGCCGTGATGGGGGATTTTGCAACTTGGAAAAGTACAAATGCTAGCCAAAGCTATGATATGAAAAGTTTTAATATTGAAGCCACCCCCTTGAAAGATATGCAACATTTACGGGTGGGCATGAGTGTACTTATAGATATTCCGCAAGAATAA
- a CDS encoding TolC family protein, giving the protein MGLLVGLMQAIPSEGKSTTDFNTLETIKSSPKVFSDHPSLISLKQAWGIVLANYEGIKAQDYAEKKAKKLSTAAKLSFLPEIDLSAFYVHLGKQIEISPLNANTQGQIRNLAGGAERFLNNPALAQGMGGMVNTLTQPFLFSKQNIVMGALSIIYPLYMGGARFYMSKLASLAHKESVEVSRLKRLSTFQELVKIYYGLVLDMEVLDVLKGVEQGHLKHYQNALKRQRAGQIAKVEVLSASVAYEKSKIKTMQARDALEVAALAFNTILSSQSMPVSQAHFAPTAHLNIRLKALPNLSFFVQETLNSYPVLRSLAIKKQSAHQMTNLQVSKFLPHFNFFGAYLMKENNSMFMNMIPEWFVGVGARLPILTPNGRIMHYQAAKIDELQTAALQSQAKKDMELLVHKTYLQCQALFKEYKSLDSSIALAKENLKLQEEAFNQGMGTNASVVDARNSLAGILVEQKTSAFKYISALVDLMVLSDHTDLFYDFVY; this is encoded by the coding sequence ATGGGGTTATTAGTTGGATTAATGCAAGCAATACCTTCGGAGGGAAAGAGTACAACAGATTTTAATACGCTTGAGACGATTAAATCCTCTCCAAAAGTGTTTTCAGACCACCCTTCGCTAATCTCTCTTAAACAGGCTTGGGGGATTGTGCTGGCTAATTATGAGGGGATTAAAGCCCAAGATTATGCCGAGAAAAAGGCTAAAAAATTAAGTACAGCGGCTAAACTTTCTTTTTTACCCGAAATTGATTTAAGCGCCTTTTATGTCCATTTGGGTAAACAAATTGAAATTTCTCCTTTAAATGCCAATACTCAAGGGCAAATTAGAAATTTAGCCGGAGGGGCGGAGCGTTTTTTAAATAACCCAGCCTTAGCTCAGGGTATGGGGGGCATGGTCAATACTCTTACCCAACCCTTTTTATTTTCAAAACAAAATATTGTCATGGGGGCTTTGAGTATCATTTATCCACTCTACATGGGCGGAGCACGGTTTTATATGAGTAAACTAGCCTCTTTAGCGCATAAAGAATCTGTGGAAGTTTCAAGACTTAAAAGGCTTTCTACTTTCCAAGAGTTGGTTAAAATTTACTATGGTTTGGTACTAGATATGGAAGTTTTAGATGTGCTTAAAGGCGTAGAACAAGGGCATTTAAAACATTACCAAAACGCCCTTAAACGCCAAAGGGCTGGACAGATTGCTAAAGTAGAGGTGTTGAGTGCTTCAGTGGCTTATGAAAAAAGCAAGATTAAAACCATGCAGGCCAGAGACGCGCTAGAAGTAGCAGCCTTAGCTTTTAATACCATTTTATCTAGCCAAAGCATGCCCGTCTCACAAGCTCATTTTGCCCCCACAGCCCATTTAAATATCCGTTTAAAAGCCCTGCCTAATCTTAGTTTTTTTGTACAAGAAACCCTAAATTCCTACCCCGTTCTTAGAAGCCTAGCGATTAAAAAACAAAGCGCACACCAAATGACTAATTTACAAGTTTCTAAATTCCTACCCCACTTTAATTTCTTTGGAGCTTACTTGATGAAAGAAAATAATTCCATGTTTATGAATATGATTCCTGAATGGTTTGTGGGTGTGGGGGCAAGACTACCCATTTTAACCCCCAATGGCCGCATCATGCACTACCAAGCAGCTAAAATTGATGAGTTACAAACCGCAGCTTTACAAAGCCAAGCCAAAAAGGATATGGAGCTTTTAGTACACAAGACTTATTTACAGTGCCAAGCGCTATTTAAAGAGTATAAAAGTTTAGACTCTAGCATTGCATTAGCTAAGGAAAATTTAAAACTCCAAGAGGAGGCTTTTAATCAGGGAATGGGCACAAATGCTTCAGTAGTAGATGCGCGCAATTCCTTAGCCGGGATTTTAGTAGAACAAAAAACCAGTGCCTTTAAATACATCAGTGCCCTTGTGGATTTAATGGTACTCAGTGATCACACCGACTTATTTTATGACTTTGTTTATTAA